A genome region from Sander vitreus isolate 19-12246 chromosome 21, sanVit1, whole genome shotgun sequence includes the following:
- the LOC144536589 gene encoding parvalbumin, thymic-like: MSITDFLAASDISSAINACKAKDSFSPKMFLKTVGLSKKTPTEIERVFKILDQDKSGFIEQDELQLFLQNFSKGARLLTAAETRGFLLEGDSDGDGKIGREEFCALVKSS; encoded by the exons ATGTCTATCACCGACTTTCTCGCAGCCTCGGACATCAGTTCGGCTATTAACGCTTGTAAAG CAAAGGATTCCTTTAGCCCCAAGATGTTTTTGAAAACAGTGGGTTTATCCAAGAAAACTCCAACAGAGATCGAGAGGGTCTTTAAGATTTTGGACCAGGACAAAAGCGGCTTTATAGAACAGGATGAGTTACA ACTGTTCCTGCAGAACTTCTCCAAAGGAGCGAGGCTCCTGACTGCAGCTGAGACCAGAGGTTTCCTGCTGGAGGGAGACTCGGACGGAGACGGGAAGATCGGCCGGGAAG aGTTCTGTGCGCTGGTCAAGTCTTCATAA